From the Mercenaria mercenaria strain notata unplaced genomic scaffold, MADL_Memer_1 contig_3322, whole genome shotgun sequence genome, the window TTGATTAAACGGTCACCTGGCCAATGCGGCCAGCTGCCAGGTAATTTCAtcccaaatgtaaaaatttaCCCCTTTAAACGGTCATTTGCAAAACTCTCAGTCAGGCGTGAAAGTTCAATAAACATAGCTGGAAATTCCAATATGTCGAAAATGCACTAAAATTAgataacctttgacctcatgTTCAGCGGAGATTGACGAAGTGTTTTCGTCGTATATCGTTAACCAATCAGAAAAGATTTTACGTTTATGCAACACATGTGCCATAATTTATCTATAATTAGGTCAGCAAATGTGTAAATGTGTTTTGATGTAATATGTTTGCAAATTAACTGTAAATCGTTGTTTTTGTAATCCAAAAGGTGATGAGAAGTTTGTCGGCAATTAAAGTAAATCAAAGGCGCTTCATTAAAAGGAAACTTACATATATTGTTGTAATAATGAATAGACGTGATTTTGAGATGATCGTAACTAAAGTGAAATTTCAACATGCTGTTTTGTATCACTTATCAAAAGTTTCTGTCAATGATAACATCGGATTTAATTGTTTGAATTCATGTTGGAATACAAAAATGACTTCTAAACGGGATCGCAAGTGCCTTACTCTTGAGGACCgtgttaaatgtttaaaattacttGAGTTGGGAAAAAGTTCATGTGTTGTGGCTGCTAAGATCGGTGTTGGACGTATGCAGGTTCAGAATGTTTTAAAGCGTAAAAGAGAAATCATGGAGGAGTACGAATCAAATGGGAATTTATCTTTGAAGCGGCTGAAGAGAGACACTGAGTACAGTGATATAAACAGTCTAGTGTACCGTTGGTTTTTGGATGCCACTGCAAGGTTATTCCCAGTGTCAGGACCTCTGATCCAGGAAAAAGCAAGGACTTTTGCTCAGGATTTAGGGTTTGTTGACTTTAAGGCAAGCAATGGATGGTTAGAATCTTTTCTTAAGAGAAATAACATTGTTTTTAAGACTCAGTCTGGTCAACATGGTGAGGTCAAACGTGACACTGTGTCTCAATGGAAGGAATCCATTCCGTCAGCCTGTGAAAGTTATGCTCCTGAAAACATATTTAGGATGGATGAGACTGGTCTCTTCTACAAAGACTCGACTAAGTCTACTTTCTTCAAGAAGGGCGATACATGTGCTGGGGGGAAACGATCCAAACAACGTATAACAGTGGCACTCTGCGCATCCATGACTGGtaagtaaaagaataaaatgaaaatgataaatataatttGTGATAAGGAAATGAAATCAAAGAATGTACTTTGTACAATCTTAATATCAATTAGTTTCCGAAACCAAAGGATTTTAGGTGTCAAACAGAAGCAAACAATCTTGTTTTAAAAAGTGTGTTTCataatcattttcattaattattattCCTTATAAATGCAcacttttaatttgattttttttaaatgcacaaaTAAGCAACtgcaaatatgtatatatgtacgtAAAATGATGATGACTCTTGTGATAATGATATTGACCagaattattattgaaaagaaaacaatgaggaacaatataataaaaagttactgtttggtatttctttttgtatttatgTCTGTAAAATGATGATGAttgtgatgatgatggtgatggtgGTGTTGCTATAACACAACAATATGAATTCTGCAAAAAATATCCCCAAAAAATAACCGCAATATCTACACCTCCGTTAAGTGgtcacctgccttaagcagccacctTTACCAATTtccttgactggctgcttaagacaggttggacTGTATATAAAATCTACTGTCATACTTTCTAAAATTTCTGTCAAGCACAAAGAATTTCAGTAAGAGTGaaacttatataaatatttgaatttagtctaaaaatgaaataataaaacagatGACTATTATCATTATTCGATATTAAGCCtatcttgaaaataattatatcatgcATCTGTTGTAGTTTACAAAGCTGtcataatatgttttgaaaaattgcGTATTAATGTCGAGCAAGCATATGAAGAGTTACTAATGTGAATGTTAATCTGCATTTCACTACCATGTCTGAATAGATTACCTGTTGCATACGGCATTAAAACGCTTAATGATATGAGAATGGGAGCACTGCGTGAGTTCCACGTTTCTAAAGTGAATCTCTGAGCTAGTGTTACCCatgttaaattaaattattaaaattaatgtaaaataattttattaacatttacatAGATGGATGAATTGATGAAAAAGGTTGAAACCTTACAAAGAAAGGTAGAGGAAAAATCGGCCATAGACAACTCTTCAGATTATAACCGGGCTTATTCGGATGCTAGGTTGGAAGCGGCGAGAAAGGAGTTAAATGTGGACAGTTTGTTTGAAAAGCTTGTTTTATTGGATAATGTTGCTAGGAAAATGGAACACCCGAACAGAGAAAAAATTGCTGATGCTGTCTCGTTTTCATGTACGTAAGTCGAAACCATCCTTTGTGGCCGCGCTTGTTCTGAAAGTATTATGTACGAAAGAAGAAGAAATCATATTAGAAAAAGAGCAGAAACTTACGAAAAATTTAGGAATGCATGAGATTGATAGTAACAATGAACAAAGCAAGGTTAAGGAAAGCGCAATTCCGTTCACGTCCGTGCCACCGCACGCTGCTTGGGCTGTGGGAATTGTGCCTACATTCCCTGCACAATCCTACTTTCCCCAAGGTATGCCCGCTTTTATGCGCCCGGGACCAGGTTTTGCACCGAGAGGTCGCGGCAGACTGTGACTGCCGGGTTCGACCGTATGTTTTAGATGCATACAGGCGGGCCACATGATACGTGACTGTTCTTCAAATCGATAAGTAAAGTTAGCAGACTTCTTTCTTCTAGTTGTTttcgtttttatttgttttttgggttttacaCCACCCTCatactacatgtacatgaaacattGTCTCAGTATGAAATCTGCAATATTTGATTTTCGTTTTGCTTTATAGCTGCATTGTTTGTTTCAAGAAATTTTGAAGCTTAAACCTTGGGAAAAGACAATTGAATTATCTTTTGAGCCGGTGAATGTAGGAATTAGGGAAGCAAATTACGTTACTTATGACAGGGAAAAATGACGTGAAAACGTGACAAAGCCGTCGGCAGAGGATGCTTTTAAAAACTCTTCAAAATTGCTACCAAGTTTAAAGAATTTAAAGTTTCCTGATCCGAATAGTTTTCTAGCCGGTCAAATCCATGCAAAATCTCAAGAAGggcaaaaatttttgaaattggaTAGTACAAATGATTATCAGGAGTGGATTGAAAATTGGGTAgatatttacaattacataacataTTTCAAAGGTTCCTTTTGGGGAAAGTCATACGACTTCGGATTTCCACCTCCTTGACAGTTCAATAATGCCAACAAATGCAGACAGTGTTTCTGCAAAAAAGCTGATCCAGTTGAGATGAGGCAGACAGTGTTTCTGCAAAAAAAACCCTGGTCCAAACAGAGGTTCAGCATTGAGATAAGGCAGACAGTGTTTCTGCAAAAAAAACCTGGTCCAAACAGAGATTCAACATTGGGATGAGGCAGACAGTGTTTCTGCAAAAACCTGATCCAAACAGAGGTTCAGCATTGAGATGAGGCAGACAGTGTTTCTGTAAAAACCTGATCCAAACAGAGGTTCAGCATTGAGATGAGGCAGACAGTGTTTCTGCAAAAACCTGGTCCAAACAGAGGTTCAGCATTGAGATGAGGCAGACAGTGTTTCTGTAAAAACCTGATCCAAACAGAGGTTCAACATTGGGATGAGGCAGACAGTGCTTCTGCAAAAACCTGATCCAAACAGAGGTTCAGCATTGAGATGAGGCAGACAGTGTTTCTGCAAAAACCTGATCCAAACAGAGGTTCAGCATTGAGATGATGCAGACAGTGTTTCTGCAAAAAAACGCTGATGCAGAAAGTGTCTAAGCAAAGAACAGAGGTTAACGGAGATTCAGCCAATAGCTGAAGCAGATAGTTTCAGCAAAAAGCAGAGGTTAACAGAGATTCAGCCAATAGCTGAAGCAGATAGAGATTCAGCAAAGAGCAGAGGTTAACAGAGATTCAGCCAGTAGCTGAAGCAGATTGTTTCAGCAAAGAGGAGAGGTTAACAGAGATTCAGCCAATAGCTGAAGCAGATAGAGATTCAGCAAAGAGCAGAGGTTAGAGATTCATCTAGTAGTTAAAGCAGACAGAGATTCAGACTTCAGGTAGTGGTAAGTTTGCTCTTTCTCATAAATTTTGCATAGTTCTAGGTGTGAcagtttgttgttttattatgtgAACACTTACAGCAGGAAGGCGGAGGGGCATACTGCGTCAGGTAAAATTGTTGTTCCTTCTCTAACTTCATTACTTCTTATCCAATGTCCACCATTCTTGGttacaatgtttatgggcatagtATCGTAACTAGTCTTGATAAACAGCAGGATTGTCCTAGGAACTCTGGAGTTATTGCCGTTGAATTACTAAAAAATTGCGGAAGTTGCATGGCAGTGTCCTCTAAGTTCAGAGGTTCTTTTCCAGTGTTCATCATTCTTGGTCTTAAATCTTATGGGCAATTGGGCATAATATCACACCAGCTCTTATGGGCAATTGGGCATAATATCACACCAGCTCTTgtattatggtccttgaattacttcTTATTGCAAACAGTTGATGGTGTCCATTTAGTAACTGAAGCAGTTCTTATCTAGTATTgaacaaacataatatttatggGCATATTATCTGGAGTTAGATAACCAGACAGAGTGTTGCTCTTTGCTTTGATCAAAGTAACTAGTCTGCTCAGTACtagagtattttaaaagtcaaaagtaatttaCTGTGAAGGGTATAATATTTTGACAGGTTGCCACTCTTGTTATAAATGTGGATTTCTTTTAAGCATACTGTTTAGTTTTACAACCCTGATCTAAATGTTCACATTCTCAGTGTTGGGGTGCACTGAGGATGAGGGATGTGTCCTTTTAGAACATTATTCTTGTcattactgttttattttgtgttctgTTTCAGACAATGCTACTATTAAGACAACTACCAAAAGACCAGAAAGTAGTCAAACAAAAAAGGCTTCAACAAAGAGACCAGCAAATCAGAAGAAAAAAAGTTTGCCCAAAGACAAAAAAGCAAAAACGCAGAATAGCAGTACTATGGACAACATCAAATGGTTGATAAGCAAAAGAAGATAGCACCTTTGGAATCCTCCAAACTGATGGCAGCCAGGCTACTTCAGGGCACAAAGACTCACAAAGAGTTGTAACCATTAAAATCATCTTCAATAAACATGTCAACTGCCTTAAGTACTCCCATCACTGTCTTTTTCACGGCATCTTACACACAACCTCAAACATCACTGCAACACCTGTCTGTGAGTTCCGCCACTTCACTACCACAGCTGTCGACACAAAATCAGATAACTACTTCACCATCAGTCCCATATGCACATAATTACTCAGTAAGTGTACCATCAGCTGTATCCCCTTCAGCAAACAGCTGCAAACCACACTACCCACCATCACAAACACAGGAAACACTTACTGGAACTCACATACCATTTCAACAAAACATGCTTTCATCCATTCATAGTCCCAGtcaaatatctttaccaacaGACAACTTATATCAACACTTTGGTAACTTGTTTGACTGGGACTACAGTGTAGTGCATCTGAATTAATTGCCAAGTTTTACAAATGAGGATGCAGGGGGTTAACACCACCTCTTGACTGCTCCAAATGAATGCGACTCATTCATACACTGACTCAATGCATCAACTCTTTAGAAGAGAAGGTGGAATCAATCATAGCTgcaaacaaacatacaaataaacatCCAACAGCAGTTGCAGCACATACAGCACCACCCTCTTATACAGCACCATCATCTTGCACAGCACCATCATCTTATACCGCATCAAGGACACCCCAAACTTCACGATCAGCAACTCCGAATCAGGCTTTAAGCACTATGGCCGACCAGACCACAGTAGTTAAACCGGCTTGCACTGACAATGTAAGTATGaatcaagtattttttttttctttttttccaaaaatatgtGTGATCCAACAAGGACTTAATATCTATAGCTATTAATGATTTTGGAGGACAGATGTTTGTAAAATAGTTCTAGGTCTGAATTTTAGTGTTTTATCTTAACGTTAAATTAATAAATCAAAAATTTATCCCTTGCTAAACTTGTTTTACCATCTTATCCCAAAACACCAAGAAATATATAGAACATGGTATTTCAAGGTTTTTGGTAAGTTTCTATGCAATACATGGAAGTATACAGTGATATGAAAGGAAAACACATTTAAGGtaattttctgagtccaaaaagGGAGATATATCtgtcaaaaatagataaaaaaaataaaaaacaacatacatatatacacaggCACATTGaatttatgaataaatgataaGGCTAAAAAATTATAGTGATTTTTCTGGTGAAGTCAATTCAATCCAACATGTCTTTTTAGGAAGATGGATCCATGACTTGTGAACTGCTGCCAGGATATGGTGTCAAAATAACGGTTCCACAATTAGATGCCTGTTTACGTAAGTCAAAGGGGAGTGGAACAGCTTTGGCTAGGCTTCTCGTCAGTGTGCTGGGTACCCAACGTTATAGGGACCTACGGGATATGGAACAACTGATTATATTCTATTCTATACTACTTTATTAGACGATAGCGATATTTTTTGTTAGTCGTTAGCCAGAACTCGTAAAAGGCGGGCGGTTTTCACCGCACATCGAAAATTCCCTATATAGCCAAGATTTCTCATAGCCACAACAgtgtttgtattattttgaactatctttattaatatttttcttaaaatgtattgTAGTCAACTATTATATTGTCTTTTAGGCGTAAATTTCATCCTTTTTTGTCACGTTCGTACCCAAGGTGTTTCGTACATAAGGTTTTCGCACCTCCTCATTGATAAATCCATTTAATAGTTGTCTTGTATGTTAACAGATCTGGCAAGGTATTGAATGTTGCTTCTTTGTATACTTTCAGCTTTTACCATCAATGACACAAACCTCAATAAAAGAACTGAAGTTAAGCCACCTCTCAATTTGACTTTATTGAACCTGTGTCTATGGTAAACTGACTGCAATAGGCAGAACAGTTAGTGTTTATTTTGATGACAAGACATTGGCAGAAAGTTTGGTGAAGGGCACAAAGAGTAAACCTGCTCTTGATAGTACGATCATCACTGCCATCATCAGTAAGTAACAAATTTGTGagcctttttttttaattatttatcattgGTCTGAAAACATGCCTTTCAGCAGGGAATGGTCCCAGTGGGTTAGCCCAATAGGTACAAAAGAGGACTTCTAATCAGTAAGTCGTAAGTTCGAATCACAGGCAAGGTATGTATTCTCTATGATGATTGCATATAAACCGTACCCTTTTGAGGTTTGtcatcctccacctttgattctaatttgcttttctctgttaaaacattcttATGTTAGAATGACGTgtggtgacgtcaatgtttttgttgcgaccaagaaagagtgctactatatttttctactgttttacattaagggcatattagaatcaaaataatttaccagtataccaaaaccgtattttaacactttaTGCACTTGGGCGGtaatatgtcgtacaaataacttcactcgggctgcgtcctcgtgaaattatattacgcccaacgtataacactcatcatgcataaataagtgttaaaacactcttttgctataaattatttcttaattcatgtAGAGAAATCATAGGTTACTTGCAAATGGCAGGTAAGTACTGTTAATGAATGATGGTTTAACTGCCATATACAACAGAAAcccaacaaaattaatttaataatcaTTCCAGCTCAATAAGCATCCTGAGGTTATCCGACAGTCGGACTAGAACCTTTAGAAGGGAGaacatgtttaacaaaaagaCTATAGAATTGATTATGATAAGAATGCTATGCTCTAATGAGAGTTGcaattatgttattttatttggTATAATTTTTAGAAGATTTTGGTCTTTTCGCAGCTTATTTCAACAGTGATTGAGAATTATTTCGAATTCTTTTCCAGATTATGTGTGTTCAAAGAGAAACCTTGCAGAGAAGGATGTGGTTGAGGCAATAAATCAGAAATGTGCCAATGCCAGAGCATCGATGGCAgcatcatgcaaaaaaaaaaataaacatttatgacAGTTAAGTGAAAAAGGATGTGTATatagtgttatttttttttagtaaaatgaCATTGATAATATTTAAGGTTAATTAACTTCATTTTTTGTCCCTTCTAAAAtgctattttatgtaaataaattcaaattgttacatttttagtTAGAAGAAATCCAAGAACATTGTAAATATTaacttcatttttatttcatttgtttttagctcaccagagcacaaagtgctcaaggtgagctattgtgaccagtcattgtccgtcgtccatcaacatttgccttgtgaacactctagagaccacatttttgacccaatctttatgaaacttggtcagagtgtttgtcttgatgatctctaggtcaagttcgaaactgggtcatgtggggtcaaaaactaggtcagtaggtcaaatcataggaaaagcttgtgaacattctagagaccacacttttgacccaatctttatgaaacatgatcagaatgtttgtcttgatgatctctaggtcaagtttgaaactgggtcatgtggggtcaaaaactaggtcagtaggtcaaatcataggaaaagcttgtgaacactctagagaccacatttctgacccaatctttatgaaacttggtcagaatgtttgtcttgatgatctcaagatcaagttcgaaattgggtcatgtagggtcataatctaggtcagtaggtcagatcaaaggaaaagcttgtgaacactctagagaccacatttttaacccaatctttatgaaacgtggtcagaatgtttgtcttgaagatctctaggtcaagttcgaaactgggtcatgtggcatcaaaaactaggtcagtaggtcagatcaatggacaagcttgtgaacactccagagaccacatttttgaactaatctttatgaaacttggtcagaatgtttgtcttgatgatctctaggtcaagttcgaaactgggtcatgtggggtcaaaaagtaggtcagtagatcagatcaatggaaaagcttgtgaacactctagagaccacattttttacccaatctttatgaaacttggtcagaatgtttatcttgatgatctctaggttaagtttgaaactgggtcatgtgggtcaaaaactaggtcacctggtcaaatcataggaaaagcttgcgaacactttagaggccacatttgtgactcagtctttatgaaactgggtgagaatgtttgtcttcatcatttctaggtcaagtatgaatctgggtcatgtggggtcaaaaacaaggtcactaggccagatcaaaggaaattcttttcaacactctagagaccacaatttaagtttgaaactcatgggaattagtcagaatgtttgttttgataa encodes:
- the LOC128552950 gene encoding tigger transposable element-derived protein 4-like, with the translated sequence MTSKRDRKCLTLEDRVKCLKLLELGKSSCVVAAKIGVGRMQVQNVLKRKREIMEEYESNGNLSLKRLKRDTEYSDINSLVYRWFLDATARLFPVSGPLIQEKARTFAQDLGFVDFKASNGWLESFLKRNNIVFKTQSGQHGEVKRDTVSQWKESIPSACESYAPENIFRMDETGLFYKDSTKSTFFKKGDTCAGGKRSKQRITVALCASMTGK